One genomic window of Candidatus Eisenbacteria bacterium includes the following:
- a CDS encoding M3 family oligoendopeptidase: MRTYDPTWNLDSLYRGGSRSPEFRSHLDACDAALDACGPSLSELPKRPGPEWARAILGLQDVGACIWDANSFVECLEAQDVSDALAGQLAGRVQTMNARRAMLLTEMESRLLAATEEEWKELLSRPDLSAIAFTLNELREIARLKMPPEKERLVEELSVDGYHAWGRMYEKIAGSRRVEFEEEGKKLALSMGQVHNRLENPDRDVRKRAFEKMESAWSEVAELAAIALNSQAGYRLSLYKNRGWESVLAEPLRINRIKRETLEAMWSAVADESARLVPYMKEKARLLGIERLAWYDLAAPVGSSDRKFTYGEAAEFILEQFGRFSEDLRDFARGALEKRWIEAEDRAGKRAGGFCTDFPLKGETRIFMTFGGSFGSVSTLGHELGHAYHSWIVKDLPFWATQYPMTLAETASTFSEMILSDAALEAASSDRERLALLRIQADDAVTMMMNLRARFLFETSFFDARRTKSLTVEELNAEMRKAEETAYRGALDPNGYHPLFWASKLHFYITGTPFYNFPYVFGYLFSNGIYARAVLEGPSFARKYAALLRETGRGTCEEVARKHLGVDLAKPEFWKSATDRAVEKADRFVALAGRV; this comes from the coding sequence ATGCGCACATACGATCCGACCTGGAACCTCGACTCCCTCTACCGGGGTGGCAGCCGTTCGCCCGAGTTCCGGAGCCATCTCGACGCGTGCGACGCGGCGCTCGACGCGTGCGGCCCCTCTCTCTCCGAGCTCCCGAAACGCCCCGGCCCGGAGTGGGCGCGGGCGATCCTGGGCCTGCAGGACGTCGGCGCGTGCATTTGGGACGCCAACAGCTTCGTCGAGTGCCTCGAGGCCCAGGACGTTTCCGACGCGCTCGCGGGACAGCTCGCCGGCCGCGTGCAGACGATGAACGCGCGTCGCGCGATGCTTCTCACCGAGATGGAGAGCCGTCTTCTCGCGGCGACCGAGGAGGAATGGAAGGAGTTGCTCTCGCGCCCCGATCTCTCCGCGATTGCTTTCACTCTGAATGAACTTCGGGAGATCGCCCGCCTCAAGATGCCGCCGGAAAAGGAGCGGCTCGTCGAGGAGCTCTCCGTCGACGGCTACCACGCTTGGGGGCGGATGTACGAGAAGATCGCGGGGAGCCGGCGCGTCGAGTTCGAGGAAGAGGGAAAGAAGCTCGCCCTCTCGATGGGACAGGTTCACAACCGCCTCGAGAACCCCGACCGCGACGTTCGGAAGAGGGCGTTCGAAAAGATGGAGTCTGCCTGGAGCGAGGTTGCCGAGCTCGCGGCGATCGCGCTGAACAGCCAGGCGGGCTATCGGCTCAGCCTCTACAAGAACCGCGGCTGGGAGTCGGTGCTCGCGGAACCGCTCCGGATCAACCGGATCAAGCGGGAGACCCTCGAGGCAATGTGGAGCGCCGTGGCGGACGAGAGCGCGCGCCTCGTCCCTTACATGAAGGAAAAAGCGCGCCTCCTTGGAATCGAGCGCCTCGCCTGGTACGACCTCGCCGCGCCGGTCGGATCCTCCGACCGGAAGTTCACCTACGGCGAGGCGGCCGAGTTCATCCTCGAGCAGTTCGGCCGCTTCAGCGAGGATCTTCGCGACTTCGCACGCGGCGCGCTCGAGAAGCGATGGATCGAGGCGGAAGACCGGGCGGGGAAGCGCGCGGGGGGATTCTGCACCGATTTCCCCTTGAAGGGAGAGACCCGCATCTTCATGACCTTCGGCGGTTCTTTCGGAAGCGTCTCCACGCTCGGACACGAGCTCGGACACGCGTACCATAGTTGGATCGTCAAGGATCTCCCCTTCTGGGCGACGCAGTACCCGATGACCCTCGCCGAGACTGCGAGCACGTTCTCCGAGATGATCCTCTCGGACGCCGCGCTCGAGGCGGCCTCCTCCGACCGGGAGCGGCTCGCCCTTCTCCGCATCCAGGCGGATGACGCGGTCACGATGATGATGAACCTCCGGGCGCGCTTCCTTTTCGAGACGTCGTTCTTCGACGCGAGGCGGACGAAGAGCCTCACGGTCGAGGAGCTGAACGCCGAGATGAGAAAGGCCGAGGAGACCGCATACCGCGGCGCTCTCGATCCGAACGGGTACCATCCGCTCTTCTGGGCGTCGAAGCTTCACTTCTACATCACGGGCACGCCTTTCTACAACTTCCCCTACGTGTTCGGGTACCTCTTCAGCAACGGGATCTATGCACGCGCGGTCCTGGAGGGTCCGTCGTTCGCGCGGAAGTACGCGGCGCTTCTCCGCGAGACCGGAAGGGGGACCTGCGAGGAAGTGGCGAGGAAGCACCTCGGCGTCGATCTCGCGAAGCCGGAGTTCTGGAAGAGCGCGACGGACCGCGCGGTCGAAAAGGCGGACCGGTTCGTCGCGCTCGCGGGCCGGGTGTAG
- a CDS encoding carboxymuconolactone decarboxylase family protein — MGEFRAYRTEMNERILAEGMKELNRFFALDTGAYREGEIPVVWKELMGLVGSMVLRCDDCICYHIDRSVAEGATRRQVLEAMNIALVIGGSIVIPHLRRAFETLDELLPEEKPGG; from the coding sequence ATGGGGGAGTTCCGGGCCTACCGGACCGAGATGAACGAGCGTATCCTCGCCGAGGGGATGAAAGAGCTCAACCGGTTCTTCGCCCTCGACACGGGGGCCTACCGGGAGGGGGAAATCCCGGTCGTTTGGAAAGAGCTGATGGGGCTCGTCGGATCGATGGTCCTCCGGTGCGATGACTGCATCTGTTATCACATCGACCGGAGCGTCGCCGAGGGGGCGACCCGCCGGCAGGTGCTCGAGGCGATGAACATCGCGCTCGTGATCGGAGGATCGATCGTCATCCCGCATCTTCGGAGGGCGTTCGAAACGCTCGACGAGCTCCTCCCCGAGGAGAAGCCGGGCGGGTGA
- a CDS encoding MBL fold metallo-hydrolase — protein MIRVGNYEIVSVAAGHDRLDGGAMFGVVPKILWEKTEDVDEKNRMRMALRVLVARDRAAGRLILTDAAAGSRWEKEEAERFGIEDDPGALDRAISAFGCAPEDVTDVILTHLHFDHCGGAVLADTEANDETRPRFPNATLWVHALQWKHAASPSVKDRASYRARDIRGIESTGKLRVLDGDPPPSPFPGIRFFVSNGHTPGQLLPLFEDDRPLLFASDMIPTAAHLPLPWVMAYDLHPMTTIEEKERVFAMCRDRGLRIAFCHDLRAGAVSVAIEKGKPRVAEVLDTDPPRAFVES, from the coding sequence ATGATTCGTGTCGGAAATTATGAGATCGTTTCGGTCGCGGCCGGGCACGACCGCCTCGACGGAGGCGCGATGTTCGGGGTCGTGCCGAAGATCCTCTGGGAGAAGACTGAGGACGTCGATGAGAAGAACCGGATGCGGATGGCGCTACGCGTGCTCGTCGCGCGGGACCGCGCGGCGGGACGGCTCATCCTCACCGACGCGGCGGCCGGATCGCGATGGGAGAAGGAAGAAGCGGAACGCTTCGGGATCGAGGATGACCCGGGGGCGCTCGACCGCGCGATTTCCGCGTTCGGATGCGCTCCCGAGGACGTCACCGACGTCATCCTCACTCACCTCCACTTCGACCACTGCGGCGGCGCCGTTCTCGCGGACACCGAAGCGAACGACGAAACGCGCCCCCGCTTTCCAAACGCGACCCTCTGGGTTCACGCGCTCCAATGGAAGCACGCCGCGAGCCCGTCGGTGAAGGACCGCGCTTCTTATCGCGCCCGAGACATCCGCGGAATCGAGAGCACCGGGAAGCTTCGGGTTCTCGATGGGGACCCGCCTCCATCCCCGTTCCCCGGGATTCGCTTCTTCGTCTCGAACGGGCATACGCCGGGACAGCTCCTCCCTCTCTTCGAGGACGACCGCCCGCTTCTCTTCGCCTCGGACATGATCCCGACAGCCGCTCATCTTCCTCTTCCTTGGGTGATGGCGTACGACCTTCACCCGATGACCACGATCGAGGAGAAGGAGCGCGTGTTCGCGATGTGCCGCGACCGAGGGCTTCGGATCGCGTTCTGCCACGACCTTCGCGCGGGCGCCGTCTCGGTTGCGATCGAGAAAGGGAAACCGCGCGTCGCGGAAGTCCTCGACACGGACCCGCCGCGCGCGTTTGTTGAATCATAA